The Azotosporobacter soli genomic sequence CGCCGCAATTGAAGGAAAAAGCGGATATCATTCAAAATAGCGTTGGTTTGGCGCATGCGCTTGGCATTAAGCCTGCCAAAGTGGCGGCATTAGCTGCCGTCGAAGTGGTGAACCCGAACATGCCGGCGACGCTTGACGCCGCGGCTTTAGCAAAAATGGGAGATCGCGGCCAAATCAAAGGCGCGATCATTGACGGCCCGTTGGCGTTTGACAACGCGGTCAATTTGGAAGCGGCCCGGCATAAAGGCATCGAAAGCCCGGTAGCCGGCGTTGCCGACATTATCATGGTGCCGGATATCGAAGCCGGCAATATGATGGCCAAGGCGCTGACGCATTATGGCGGCGGTCGAATCGCTGGTCTCGTGCTGGGTGCGGCAAAACCGATCGTCTTGACTTCGCGCGCCGATACGCATGACACGAAGCTGATGTCGATTGCGTTCAGCACGCTGATGTAGGCGGCGTCTCGAACGTAAACTGAGACGTGACAGGCCTTGTTTTCGTTGTTCCCCAGCCAATTTTTAGCTCGTAGCAAAAGACAAATCTCTCGTTTGCCTAACGGTAAATGAGAGATTTGTCTTTTTACTCTGAAAATTTGTATTGCGCGGAAGAATCCAAATATGGTATTATATTGCCAAGACGAGATTCTACAATAACCGACAAAGAGTGTCAAAAAAATGTAGAAGAAAAAGTCGAAAAAAGAAGAAAAAGAATGGGAATCGACAAATGAACAACGCGTTTGGCGACGCCTAAAGTGTTGAAAGGAGGACGAGAAACAGTAGGCGGAAGTGAATAGCTAAAATCATGCACACGAAATACGAAAGAGAAAAAAGAGTAGATGGAAGGGGTGCATTCAATGACCTGGACTCAGATTTATGATCCCATGGGCAACATGGCATTGTCGTCCTTTATGGCTGCGATTCCAATCATTGTAGTATTTTATTTGTTGGCGGTTCGGCGGACGCCCGGACAAATCGCAGGTGTAATCGCGTTAACTTCAGCAATTTTGGTTTCGATTTTTGTTTACAAAATGCCTGTGAATCTCGCTTTGACGGCGTCGGGCATGGGCGCCTTGTACGGAATATTCCCGATCTTCTGGATCGTAGTTACTGCAATCTTCATCTATAATATGACGGTGGAGACGGGACAATTTGACGTCATCAAGGATTCTATCGCGACGATAACAGACGATCGTCGATTACAAGCATTGTTGATTGCTTTCGCATTTGGCGCGTTTTTAGAAGGCGCTGCAGGATTTGGCGCCCCGGTTGCCATTTCCGCCGGTATGCTGGTGGGCCTCGGCTTCAATCCGCTTTATGCAGCAGGTTTGTGCCTGATCGCCAATACTGCGCCGGTAGCGTTTGGCGGCATCGGTATTCCTATCATCGTAGCAGGACAGGTTACCGGTCTTGATACGATGAAGATCAGCGCCATGGTCGGCCGTCAATTGCCGTTCCTGTCGGTGATCATTCCGATCTGGCTGATCGTACTGATGTCCGGTTGGAAATCCACGATCGAAGTACTGCCGGCTTGCCTGGTAGCTGGGGTTTCGTTCGCTACCCTGCAGTGGTTTTCCTCTAACTTCTTAGGCCCAGAACTTCCCGACATTCTCTCCTCCTTGGCGGCGATCATTTCGCTGGCGATTTTCCTGAAAGTCTGGAAACCGAAAAACATTTGGCGTTTCCCTGGTGAGACAAGTGCGGCGGAAGTCAAGAAAGCGGTTAAAAGTGAATTGACTTTCGGTTCGGTTCTTAAAGCCTGGTCCCCGTTCATCATACTGACGGTTATGGTTATCCTCTGGGGTCTCAAACCGGTTCAAGCGGTTTTGGACAGCGTGACCTACAAATGGCTTGTACCTGGCCTTGATAAAATGGTCATCCAAGTGGCGCCGATCGTTAAGGTGCCGACCGGCATGGCAGCTCTTTACAAAGTGAACTGGCTGAGCGCCGCAGGCACTTCGCTGTTCATCGGCAGCATTTTCTCGGCCATGATCCTGGGTGTTGGTCCCAGCCGTTTCATCGCCATCTTCAGCAAAACCTTTTCCCAGTTGAAAAAACCGTTGATCACGATCCCGAGCGTATTGGGTCTGGCGTATATCATGAACTTCTCCGGCATGAGCTCCACGTTGGGCTTGTTCCTCGCTCACACCGGAAACTTCTTCCCGTTCTTCTCGCCATTCCTTGGCTGGCTGGGCGTGTTCCTGACCGGCTCCGATACCTCAGCCAACGCACTGTTCGGCAATCTGCAGTCGGTTACGGCGCAGCAGGTCGGTATGGATCCAATCCTGTCAGTGGCTGCCAACTCTTCCGGCGGCGTAACCGGCAAGATGATTTCACCGCAAAGTATTGCCGTCGCTACGGCTGCTACCGGCTTGGTCGGTAAGGAAGGCGATCTCTTCAACTTTACGGTAATCCATTCCTTAATTTTGGTGGTTATCGTCGGGGTCATGACCTATGTTCAATCCTACTATTTGACCTGGATGATACCCTAAGACGATGCATTGACGGGCGGCTGCGGCCGCCCGTTTTTTCTTTCGATTCTGTAAAAAGGCATGGACGAAAGTCTGATCGATAGTGTATGATAGACAGAGACTTTACATGTGGGTGATTACGATAGTGAAAAATTCCATGTTTGATTTGATAAGCAACGACTTAGAGCATTTGGAAGATGAGCTGATTACGGTAACTAAATCACAGGAAGAGTTAATTCGTGAAATCAGCAGCCATTTGGTACAGGCGGGAGGCAAGCGCTTGCGTCCGGCTTTATATTTTTTGTCTGCGCGCAGCGGCGGTTGCCATGAAATGGCGGAAATGATGCCGATGGCGGCAGCCTTGGAATTGATCCACATGGCAACGTTGGTGCATGACGATGTTGTCGATCATGCGGAGACTCGGCGCGGCATTGCAACGGCAAATGCATTGTGGGGCGGACATTCTTCTGTTTTGACCGGCGACTATCTCTTTGCCCGTGCTTTTTCTCTTATCGCCAATACGGTCGATAGCGCCCGCTTGGGCGTGCTGGCCGAATTGATCTGTGCGATGAGCGAGGGCGAGATCAACCAAAGCGCCAGTGCCTATGACGCGAACCAGACCGAAGAAGAATATTTGGTGCGGATTGCGCAAAAGACGGCTGACTTCATCGCCGCCAGTTGCAAGCTGGGTGCAATGTCGGCGAGAATGAGCCCCACGGCTGTAGATGATTTTCGCGAGTACGGCTACTGCCTCGGTATGGCGTTTCAAATCACAGACGATATTCTGGATATGACCGCTACCAGCGAGCAACTGGGAAAACCGGCAGGGCATGACCTGCGTCAGGGCATGATTACGATGCCGGTGATTTATGCGCTGCAGCAAAGTTTGGCGAAGGATGAACTGGTGCAGATTGTGACTGACCGCGCGATGAGCGATGCGAAAGCGGAGCGTGGCCTGACGATTATCCGCGAATCGGGCGCGCTGGAATACAGTTATAAGAAAGTGGACGAGTATCTGGAGAAGGCGCGTCACATCTTGGCGGCGCATGTGCCGCAAGAGTTTCAAGAGGCTTTTCAGGAAATTGCCGACTTTGTCGCAAAACGCGAGTATTAGGAAATGAAAAAACTGTCCCGGTTTCGGCAACGAACCGGACAGTCTTTTTTATGCCCATAGAGAATGAGTTAATTGCAATCAATGCTGAAAAAACTTTAAAAAATAATGGCGTGTTTTTGTACGGAGTAAAATAAATAGTTGAAGAAAACGTGATTCTCAGGAAGGAGGGATGGATATGTTCAGCTTCAGTATGGCAGAGTTAGCGATGATACTGGTTATCGCACTGGTCGTTTTCGGCCCGGGAAAACTGCCGGAGGTCGGCAAGGCGCTAGGAAAGGGAATACGAGAAATGCGCCAGGC encodes the following:
- a CDS encoding phosphate butyryltransferase codes for the protein MKSFSEVLEAVKGRPAKKVVVAAAHDEPVLEAVKDARVQGIAEFILIGDCAKIKQLAAQLEMSLEGCELIEEANDRKAAYLAVSMVSSGKGDVLMKGLLSTADLLKAVLDKEVGLRTGRVLSHAYVFELPGMQRLLLVTDAAVNIAPQLKEKADIIQNSVGLAHALGIKPAKVAALAAVEVVNPNMPATLDAAALAKMGDRGQIKGAIIDGPLAFDNAVNLEAARHKGIESPVAGVADIIMVPDIEAGNMMAKALTHYGGGRIAGLVLGAAKPIVLTSRADTHDTKLMSIAFSTLM
- a CDS encoding lactate permease LctP family transporter — encoded protein: MTWTQIYDPMGNMALSSFMAAIPIIVVFYLLAVRRTPGQIAGVIALTSAILVSIFVYKMPVNLALTASGMGALYGIFPIFWIVVTAIFIYNMTVETGQFDVIKDSIATITDDRRLQALLIAFAFGAFLEGAAGFGAPVAISAGMLVGLGFNPLYAAGLCLIANTAPVAFGGIGIPIIVAGQVTGLDTMKISAMVGRQLPFLSVIIPIWLIVLMSGWKSTIEVLPACLVAGVSFATLQWFSSNFLGPELPDILSSLAAIISLAIFLKVWKPKNIWRFPGETSAAEVKKAVKSELTFGSVLKAWSPFIILTVMVILWGLKPVQAVLDSVTYKWLVPGLDKMVIQVAPIVKVPTGMAALYKVNWLSAAGTSLFIGSIFSAMILGVGPSRFIAIFSKTFSQLKKPLITIPSVLGLAYIMNFSGMSSTLGLFLAHTGNFFPFFSPFLGWLGVFLTGSDTSANALFGNLQSVTAQQVGMDPILSVAANSSGGVTGKMISPQSIAVATAATGLVGKEGDLFNFTVIHSLILVVIVGVMTYVQSYYLTWMIP
- a CDS encoding polyprenyl synthetase family protein; its protein translation is MKNSMFDLISNDLEHLEDELITVTKSQEELIREISSHLVQAGGKRLRPALYFLSARSGGCHEMAEMMPMAAALELIHMATLVHDDVVDHAETRRGIATANALWGGHSSVLTGDYLFARAFSLIANTVDSARLGVLAELICAMSEGEINQSASAYDANQTEEEYLVRIAQKTADFIAASCKLGAMSARMSPTAVDDFREYGYCLGMAFQITDDILDMTATSEQLGKPAGHDLRQGMITMPVIYALQQSLAKDELVQIVTDRAMSDAKAERGLTIIRESGALEYSYKKVDEYLEKARHILAAHVPQEFQEAFQEIADFVAKREY
- the tatA gene encoding twin-arginine translocase TatA/TatE family subunit is translated as MFSFSMAELAMILVIALVVFGPGKLPEVGKALGKGIREMRQAVSSESEKKQG